A region of Candidatus Cloacimonadota bacterium DNA encodes the following proteins:
- a CDS encoding YdeI/OmpD-associated family protein, producing the protein MKKESDYSQFPNAISLDVQLVSNPEFPGSAYAVFSFDVQAVFGTKALVPVVMTIDGKQFRRNLARYAGEYMIVFNRELRDATGYQAGDSFQLKLERDFAPRVVELPPELRTGLERAGVLPARENQSYSHQKEHLAWLQEAKREETRAKRLEQLVAKLREKN; encoded by the coding sequence ATGAAGAAAGAATCGGACTACAGCCAGTTCCCCAACGCGATCAGCCTGGACGTGCAACTGGTCTCCAATCCAGAGTTTCCCGGCTCGGCTTACGCGGTTTTCTCTTTCGACGTTCAGGCCGTTTTCGGCACCAAGGCCCTCGTGCCTGTCGTGATGACCATAGACGGCAAGCAGTTTCGCCGCAACCTGGCCCGCTACGCCGGGGAATACATGATCGTATTCAACCGCGAACTGCGCGACGCGACCGGCTATCAGGCCGGCGACAGTTTCCAGTTGAAACTGGAGCGGGATTTCGCTCCCCGGGTGGTGGAACTCCCTCCGGAGCTGAGGACCGGCCTTGAACGCGCCGGAGTGCTGCCCGCCCGGGAAAATCAGAGCTATTCCCACCAGAAGGAACACCTGGCCTGGCTTCAGGAAGCCAAACGCGAGGAAACCCGCGCCAAACGCCTGGAGCAGCTTGTTGCCAAACTGAGGGAAAAGAATTGA
- a CDS encoding MBOAT family protein, whose translation MILEKFLHSLVYDPKNPLIFNSSFFLFFFAALMFFYPLLVKKIKARTWYLMLASLFFYYKTSGIFVLLLVITAGINYLIGFGLENSPSERRRKLLIALSVVWNLGSLGYYKYSNFLIDSVNGLFGGNLPALDIFLPVGISFFTFQTMSYTLDIYYRKLKPIHSFADFLFFVSFFPQLVAGPILRASWFIPQINKHLSLNKEQVAKALLLIFTGLVKKGVIADYISINFVDRVFDNPALYSGLENLLALYGYSLQVYCDFSGYSDIAIGLATMMGFELQANFNSPYRATSLGDFWHRWHISLSTWLRDYLYFPLGGSRKGKVRTYVNLMVTMVLGGLWHGASWNFVLWGALNGVGLSIDRFVHNIFWPRSGNKNAPLRQTPLLLKVLGVIFTFNFITFTRIFFRSRTFADALAMIERIFTNLNPRLFFIWLQEYQVVAALIAAGYLLHWLPRKFKTGFEGFLQKSPVPVQALILAVVIWVVFQFRSADIQPFIYFQF comes from the coding sequence TTGATCCTGGAAAAATTCTTGCACAGCCTGGTTTACGACCCCAAGAACCCGCTGATCTTCAACAGCAGTTTCTTCCTCTTTTTCTTCGCCGCCCTGATGTTCTTCTATCCCCTGTTGGTAAAAAAGATCAAAGCGCGCACCTGGTATCTGATGCTCGCCTCACTCTTCTTCTATTACAAGACCAGCGGCATCTTCGTGCTGCTGCTGGTGATCACCGCCGGGATCAACTACCTCATTGGCTTCGGGTTGGAAAACTCACCCAGCGAGCGTCGCCGAAAGCTGCTCATCGCCCTCAGCGTGGTCTGGAACCTCGGTTCCTTGGGTTATTACAAATATTCCAATTTCCTCATCGACAGCGTCAACGGACTCTTCGGCGGAAATCTGCCCGCCTTGGACATCTTCCTTCCGGTGGGCATCTCCTTCTTCACCTTCCAAACGATGAGCTACACCCTGGACATTTATTACCGCAAACTGAAGCCCATCCATAGCTTTGCCGATTTCCTCTTCTTCGTCTCCTTCTTCCCCCAGCTGGTGGCGGGTCCCATTCTCCGCGCTTCCTGGTTCATCCCCCAGATCAACAAACACCTCTCCCTCAACAAGGAACAGGTGGCCAAAGCCCTGCTGCTCATCTTCACCGGGCTGGTGAAAAAAGGCGTGATCGCCGACTATATCAGCATCAACTTCGTGGACCGCGTTTTCGACAACCCCGCCCTCTATTCCGGCCTGGAAAATCTCCTGGCCCTCTACGGCTATTCCCTGCAGGTCTATTGCGATTTCAGCGGCTATTCAGACATCGCCATCGGCTTGGCCACCATGATGGGTTTCGAGCTTCAGGCCAATTTCAATTCGCCCTACCGCGCCACCTCCCTCGGCGATTTTTGGCACCGCTGGCACATCTCCCTCAGCACCTGGCTGCGAGATTACCTCTATTTCCCCCTCGGCGGCAGCCGCAAGGGCAAGGTGCGCACCTACGTGAACCTCATGGTGACCATGGTTTTGGGTGGACTCTGGCATGGCGCTTCCTGGAATTTCGTGCTTTGGGGCGCCCTCAACGGCGTGGGCCTCAGCATCGACAGATTTGTGCACAACATCTTCTGGCCGCGCTCCGGAAACAAAAACGCCCCGCTCCGCCAAACCCCGCTGCTGCTGAAAGTCCTGGGCGTGATCTTCACCTTCAACTTCATCACCTTCACCCGCATCTTCTTCCGCAGCCGCACCTTCGCCGACGCCCTCGCCATGATCGAACGCATTTTCACGAACCTGAACCCACGCCTCTTCTTCATCTGGCTGCAGGAATACCAGGTGGTGGCCGCGCTCATCGCCGCGGGCTACTTGCTCCACTGGCTGCCCCGGAAGTTCAAGACCGGCTTCGAAGGCTTCCTCCAAAAGAGTCCCGTGCCCGTGCAGGCGCTGATCCTGGCTGTTGTCATCTGGGTCGTCTTCCAGTTCCGCTCCGCCGATATCCAGCCCTTCATCTACTTCCAGTTCTGA
- a CDS encoding GDSL-type esterase/lipase family protein, producing the protein MTELWRKLLLLPLCLLVSALACAETADGLIPESPPGEGQPEEELPEYPEAWPGEELPEGIDPLDEFIHSHFALRSIEGTFSGYGFLKRDANLIPAPDSLLAPFLEKLMELRAGLRKQVTLFQFGGSHIKPGWFAGATEKEFAKWLAEAAAEGSSPTLKFHFKGINGASFRNLLNNQEIFNLCRDLKPDLIAVSMGTNDAQGTYSATRFRSALTNFMAKLYKYSGDALILFILPPDSYKNGVPNADVAKVGAEIAAYAQAHGHVCWDLQTVMGGQGSISKWRSGGIAGKDMVHFSAPGYRLQGQLFYEALMRAYKRYAENHP; encoded by the coding sequence ATGACTGAGCTCTGGCGCAAACTGCTGCTCCTGCCGCTCTGCCTGCTGGTTTCAGCCCTGGCCTGCGCGGAAACGGCAGACGGCCTGATCCCTGAATCCCCTCCGGGCGAAGGGCAGCCGGAGGAGGAATTGCCAGAATATCCGGAAGCCTGGCCCGGCGAGGAACTGCCGGAGGGGATCGACCCCCTGGACGAGTTCATTCACAGCCACTTCGCCCTGCGGTCCATTGAAGGCACTTTCAGCGGCTATGGCTTCCTGAAGCGTGACGCCAACCTGATCCCCGCCCCGGATTCGCTGCTGGCACCCTTTTTGGAAAAGCTGATGGAGCTGCGCGCCGGCCTGCGCAAGCAGGTGACCCTCTTCCAGTTTGGCGGCTCCCACATCAAGCCCGGCTGGTTTGCCGGGGCCACGGAAAAGGAATTCGCCAAATGGCTGGCCGAAGCTGCCGCGGAAGGCTCCTCCCCCACCCTGAAATTCCATTTCAAGGGCATCAACGGCGCTTCCTTCCGCAACCTGCTGAACAATCAGGAGATCTTCAACCTCTGCCGGGATCTCAAGCCCGACCTCATCGCCGTCTCCATGGGCACCAACGACGCCCAGGGCACCTACAGCGCCACCCGTTTCCGCTCCGCCCTCACCAATTTCATGGCCAAGCTCTATAAATACAGCGGTGACGCCCTCATCCTCTTCATCCTGCCCCCGGATTCTTACAAAAATGGGGTCCCGAACGCAGACGTGGCCAAGGTGGGCGCCGAGATCGCCGCCTATGCCCAAGCCCACGGCCATGTGTGTTGGGACCTCCAAACGGTTATGGGCGGGCAGGGGTCCATCAGCAAATGGCGCTCCGGCGGGATCGCGGGCAAGGACATGGTCCATTTCAGCGCCCCGGGCTACCGCCTGCAGGGCCAGCTTTTTTACGAGGCCTTGATGCGGGCCTACAAACGATACGCGGAGAACCACCCTTGA